AAGCTTCTAACGATTGAGTGTAAGTCGAGGGTTCGACCCATTCGCGTCTAAGATACAAAAAGATACACCTGCTTAAACTCATTGGCGACCATGTTTGTAATTGACGTAACCTTAAAGAATAATCCCTTGGCTGTGTCGGTTGAGCGTAAATCAGAGGAGGACGCGAAGGCGACCTATCAGAAAGTTGTTGATATCCTCACGTCTGGAAGTTCTCAGTTGGTTGAGCTAACGTGCGATCGCCAAACTGAGAAAAAGATAGCGATTCTCAGCAGCGAAATCTCTGCCGTGCAGGTCTCTGAGAAAACGGGAAGCACTTCCGGGAAAACCCCTGGTTTTTTCGCTATTAGCCAATAATCCCAAACGAGAGAATTAAGATGAGCGCACCTGCCATTCGCGTCAGCAATTTGAGCTTTAGCTGGCCCAAGGGGGACAAGGTTCTTAAAAGTTGCTCCCTAGAAGTTCCTAAAGGGGAATTTTGGATGCTTTTGGGGACGAATGGCAGTGGCAAATCTACCTTGCTGAGAGTGCTAGCGGGTTTGCTTCACCCTCAGTCTGGGGAAAGGGAAATTCTCAAACCTGTGGGTTTTGTCTTCCAAAACCCCGATCATCAATTGGTGATGCCCACGGTTGGGGCGGATGTGGCTTTTGGTTTGGTTGAAGAAAAATTATCAACCCCCCAAATTCGCCAGCGCGTGGAAGAAGCGTTGAGTGCTGTTAATCTTTTAGATTTGCAACGACGCCCGATTTATGCCCTCAGTGGCGGGCAAAAACAACGCATTGCCATTGCGGGCGCGATCGCGCGTCATTGTGAAGTTTTACT
The window above is part of the Desertifilum tharense IPPAS B-1220 genome. Proteins encoded here:
- a CDS encoding energy-coupling factor ABC transporter ATP-binding protein, which gives rise to MSAPAIRVSNLSFSWPKGDKVLKSCSLEVPKGEFWMLLGTNGSGKSTLLRVLAGLLHPQSGEREILKPVGFVFQNPDHQLVMPTVGADVAFGLVEEKLSTPQIRQRVEEALSAVNLLDLQRRPIYALSGGQKQRIAIAGAIARHCEVLLLDEPTALLDPDSQRELVSQVRRLVNSRGLTALWVTHRLDELDYCDGAFLLENGQVVDRGDREKMQRRMTETQLL